The following are encoded in a window of Pagrus major chromosome 14, Pma_NU_1.0 genomic DNA:
- the foxm1 gene encoding forkhead box protein M1 translates to MRRSPRRPLILRRKLPFQQNDPPAAAPPSQPAAPDPKEPPKSAASQSFLNGIHILDHPSMSDTQVVVIPKTADLQSVIGALTAKGKECGVQGPNKFILLSGNGSSDSGSVCQPAAAGDDVSTAGQPVKAETMQSPDAKALTGIKTLNKDLDCGPLDDSLTNIQWLGRMSTCALESDTDKQTTDKENQESQTSQAQSTQMDVEAVQQPQSERPAYSYMAMIQFAINSRKNRRMTLKEIYTWIEDHFPYFREVAKPGWKNSIRHNLSLHDMFLRETSPDGKVSFWTIRPEANRCLTLDQVYKPGCDPMTAPVLVPMLLHSNQQQKRMHPDPRKTPTGSERRMKPLLPRTESYLVPIQLPVPSSVYLPSSSAQFTSCVQQKPNASRGAKRVRIAPKVAQSDVPAMVMYPQKSPDVKLEVKEEPVPVPIKCPTPKSLPKRQASSSRRKQCLVHSAHEEPVLLCPDNTFFDSGVACDASTFQEMRDTELDEPKHEQHSPDREYSFKTPIKGSSHLTSSTPSKPPTNVFPEQWKVTPVGKGSHDVLDFSPIRTPGGPAVTPRHDYTTFSFNSTPFKDWPLFSSPRELFTSAPSRATGPSDSPMECSRELLQAGGATPANRSITEGLVLDTMNDSLSKILVDISFSGLVDEDLGTANISWSDLIPQFK, encoded by the exons ATGAGACGGAGCCCAAGGAGACCCCTGATCCTCAGAAGAAAGCTGCCTTTTCAGCAAAATGATCCGCCAGCAGCTGCACCGCCGAGCCAGCCGGCTGCACCAGACCCCAAAGAACCTCCAAAATCAGCTGCCAGCCAGTCATTCCTCAATGGGATCCACATTCTGGATCACCCTTCCATGTCTGACACACAGGTGGTCGTCATTCCCAAAACAGCGGACCTTCAAAGTGTTATCGGGGCCCTCACTGCCAAAGGCAAAGAGTGTGGGGTCCAGGGACCAAACAAGTTCATCCTTCTCAGCGGGAATGGGAGCAGTGACAGTGGATCTGTTTGTCAGCCTGCTGCTGCGGGGGATGACGTCTCTACAGCTGGTCAGCCTGTGAAAGCAGAAACTATGCAATCTCCGGATGCTAAAGCTCTCACAGGGATTAAAACAT tGAATAAGGATCTGGATTGTGGTCCTTTAGATGACAGCCTCACCAATATTCAGTGGCTGGGCAGAATGAGCACATGTGCCTTGGAATCAGATACTGACAAGCAGACGACCGACAAGGAGAACCAAGAATCACAGACTTCTCAG GCACAAAGTACACAAATGGATGTAGAAGCGGTTCAGCAGCCCCAGTCAGAGAGGCCAGCATACTCCTACATGGCCATGATCCAGTTTGCTATCAACAGCCGGAAGAACAGGAGGATGACGCTGAAAGAGATTTACACGTGGATCGAGGACCACTTCCCTTACTTCCGAGAGGTGGCCAAACCAGGATGGAAG AATTCTATTCGCCACAACCTCTCTTTGCACGACATGTTCCTCCGCGAGACGTCACCAGATGGTAAAGTCTCTTTCTGGACGATCCGGCCTGAGGCCAACCGGTGCCTCACTCTTGATCAGGTGTACAAG CCTGGTTGTGACCCAATGACTGCTCCTGTTCTGGTGCCAATGCTTTTACATTCCAACCAA cAACAAAAGAGGATGCATCCTGATCCAAGAAAAACACCAACCGGCTCTG AGAGAAGGATGAAACCTCTCCTCCCACGAACCGAGTCGTACTTGGTTCCGATCCAGCTCCCCGTCCCCTCCTCTGTCTACCTGCCGTCCTCGTCGGCCCAGTTTACCTCCTGCGTGCAGCAGAAACCGAACGCTTCGCGGGGAGCCAAGAGAGTGCGGATAGCTCCGAAG GTGGCCCAAAGTGACGTCCCAGCCATGGTGATGTATCCTCAGAAGAGTCCAGACGTCAAgctggaggtgaaggaggagccAGTTCCTGTTCCAATTAAATGCCCGACTCCTAAATCCCTTCCGAAGAGACAAGCCAGCAGCTCTCGACGTAAACAGTGCCTGGTTCACTCTGCGCACGAGGAGCCCGTGCTCCTCTGCCCTGATAACACTTTCTTTGACTCTGGCGTCGCCTGCGATGCTTCAACTTTCCAGGAAATGCGAGACACGGAACTGGACGAGCCCAAGCATGAGCAACACAGCCCTGACCGGGAGTACTCCTTCAAGACCCCCATAAAAGGCAGCAGCCACCTGACCTCCTCCACGCCCAGCAAGCCCCCAACCAATGTCTTCCCCGAGCAGTGGAAAGTGACCCCTGTGGGCAAAGGGAGCCACGACGTTCTGGACTTCAGCCCCATTCGCACGCCAGGTGGTCCTGCCGTCACGCCGCGGCACGACTACACCACCTTCAGCTTCAACAGCACTCCCTTTAAAGACTGGCCTCTGTTCAGCTCCCCCAGAGAGCTGTTCACGTCCGCCCCCTCCAGGGCGACCGGACCGTCAGACTCTCCCATGGAATGCTCCAGAGAGCTGCTTCAGGCGGGAGGCGCCACGCCGGCTAACCGCTCGATCACAGAGGGCCTGGTGCTGGACACAATGAACGACAGCCTGAGCAAGATACTGGTGGACATTAGCTTCTCTGGTCTGGTTGATGAGGACTTGGGTACAGCTAATATCAGCTGGTCTGACTTAATCCCTCAGTTTAAGTAG